The genomic stretch GGCTAACGGCACAAAACTCCACGAGATTGCTCAGCGCGAACTGCGTGTTGTGGAGGCCAAACTTGATGAACTGAGAGTGGATTTGCTTAAAGGTGTCTAAACTCCTGCATTTGGAGAGGAGGCCAAGAGACGGGTGGGAGTGAATGAGCTCCTCGTAGGGAGGATCGAACGAGCTGGGGAGGAAATGTAAGGGATTCAAGGACAGTATCGGTGCTACAACTGCCATATGACTCTTGAAAATCTTACTTCACTGCAGTCTATACAAAATAGCCAGTTCCATGAGTGATTTGGGAGGGACAAATACACTCCCAAGTTCCTACAAAACACAAATGAACACATGATTTATGCAATAGTATTCCTACTTTGATGCTACTACACATTTATTACACAAGAAACATATATATCATCACTTGCAAACCAACCAAGAATTGTGGCAATAATCTTCAAACTCTCAACTGGCACCAAATCAACACATATGAACAAATCAAAGCAACACAGCTGGGAAATTACTTTTAGATTGCTATGAATTTCAGCAATAGAATGCAACACCAAAATCTGAGAACCTATTAAAAAATCTTGAATCAACACTACGGCTAATTACACAGCAAATTAGTGGAGCAACTATTTAAGAAAAAAACTCAATCAATATCAGAACACAAGAGCTCACACGCAAATTACTCAAGTTGTAATTAATACCaaacaaattcaataatattagcGGTTAATTACAACCCATTTTACATTAACAATGTGCGTAAGTGCGACGCATGCAAAATCGAAGCTTTTGAAGGATTTCGAAAATCCCACAAGAAATTAGTTTACAAAATCGAAACTTTCCAAGGATTTCAACAATCGCGCGTGATTTTAATACGAAATTGCATTGTAGAGAAATGCATggaattgaagaagaaaaggaaCCTGAAAAACCCAAGAAAATGCGGCATCTATTTTGATTGAGATAACCGTTTATCTTTGTTAGCAACGGTGAAGGGTAGCAACAATTCTGTAACAAAAATATCTGATTTGGCTTGAGaatacatttaaaaatatcTGATTTGGCTTGagaatacatatattatatacacattttttaatttcatgGCTATGATCGATACTTTTAATTCCAATTCCTGGAATCGTAATTTTTTATGGGCAATCTACTTTAATTCCCTTGGAATGATTGGGCTTCTCGAAAAGTGGGCTTCATCAATCATGAGTTGGGCTAAAAGGGTTGGGcttgatttttcttttattgaTGCTAGGCCCAAAAATGTATAAGTACTTTttcataatagtagtatttaaattCCTTGATTTTGTATAAGAAAAGGCACTCATGTATCATAGTGATCACCGAATAAATCTTTTTTCGTGACAACCCCACTAGATTATAACAAAACCAAAGAGGTGTTAGAATCTGGTGTTTTTGGTACAACTCTGTTGAGAGGCTTCTGCATCATTCTCCTTTGAGTAATCACCATTTCTTTATTGAGAGAATCAAAACCAAAAGGGCAGAAACTGTTGAATACAAAATGCTTTAAAAATATTATCCATAACAAATGCTCCCACTTAAGAGTTTTGAAAGGCCACACCACTGCATTTGGACAGCACTTAATGCAGAGAGAATATGCAAAAGTCTATGTGTCATTTCAGTCTGGTTTTTGTGTCTGATCAAAGAATATATCCACACTCACTCCCTCTGTAATCATGCTTCCACCTTTTGCTTGCAATTCTTCATGAGCTTGTAAGGATCTCATGTGTTGATGATCAATGttcaatgaaaagaatgaggaatgATTAAAGATGAAGAGTTATATACAGTTAAACAAAGTTTGATGATACAGTTAACTAATTGTAGATTGTAGTAGCAGTTTATGAGCTTCAAACTTGTCTATTTAGATCAGAGAAAGTCTATGTACACCCTTCAGACAGTGCCCTTACAAAATCCACGGCGCCTAgctaaaaaagaaaaggaactATACAAGATGAGTAGAGCTGGATTTGGCCTTATTAAAAATCACAGCCCTTTCATGTTCATGTTGTTGAGTGATTTCTATAGCCATAAGGCTCCTGCATCTTTGAGCATCTTCTTGAGTGAGCCGTTGAGCTGCAGAGTCATCACGGTGTTTGCAGAGCCAACGAGCTTGCCCCCAATGAACACTGCAGGTGCAGCAGGGCTGCAGCCGAGCTTCATCAAGGCCGACTCCAATTCCTTCCCTCCTGAGTCCTCATCGAGCTCGTGGATCAGAGGGCTCACGCCTTGCTCGTAGAATAGTCTCTTGATGGCGTGGCACATACAGCACGTGCTCTTGCTGAATATCACTAGCGCCCTCTGTGAAGAGATCTTAGCCACTCTATCCATGATCAAACTTTAATGGACAATGCAGTGAGTGTTGTTGTTTCTTGATGTGAAAATGCAAGTGTTTTTTGTTGGTGTTTTTCTCATTGTTGGTAGGCTTTGTATTTATAGAGGGAGATGGAATGAGGTTTGATTGTTTAACTCTTGCAAAAGATGTAAATTCTTGAAAATATTTGGATAGATGCTAATGGTCTGAAATGACATCTGTGGTTTCATTATATTCTTGGAATCTCTTGAGGCCTAAAACTATGCAGATAACCAAGAATTCTGACTTTACCTAAAAGCAGATTCACAGCAATGTTTGTTTCTTGAGAAATACGAGCAGCTCGACTTTGCATCCTCTTTTCGTGTGGATAGGCAGTGCACCTAGGTGCTGCAATCGCGAGAATGTCAACTCTGGTAGATAGGAGGGAATCTGATATGAGCAGAGGATGTGGACTggtgattccgcgaatttttgatgatgataaatgctcgtaaaaataaatcacgacacagagaatttaacgtggttcgatttactgaggtaaatctacgtccacggggagaaatgggggcaggtttgtattgcttgatctgccaaatacagcttacaacacagacttgctatatgattgtttctctagagagattctaacctcttctatcagatctaagttctatttatataatgaactcagatcatggcttgcatcaccaccctaagtcgtggatgtcgtgtaggttatggcctaagatcgtgggcgaagcgtaggtcatggcctacgatcgtggcctgaactgacatcacgtggtagtgggtgtgttggacatcctgtatgggtccactaactccttgttcggccgaataccgagaccgaactgctttggttgccgatctgagagtagagcttgatgccgacctgagagcagagcttgattggttggcttttaccgagctgtaggctgaggccgaactctttggtaatgccgaactgaactcttgggctttgggctggccgagctgtcactgctattgggcttgtttagtacgtaccccatcactaccccccccgaaaagcgaagtgattcacttcggcgaagcgagtcacttcggcattctggaaaagggtacgggggaggctgaagtcaggggacgtgccctgcgcgtgactgcattaaatgcggcattaaatgcgacagtaaaatccggccgttgaatcctgaaaaggtgggatatgaaacggtgcgatgatttgaaatcttttccaaatctgataaataccgtctttcttcatgatttgaacacctttgctattggcttcttctgcactctctatcttctgcgtgaaaaatttccttccgctttcaaaaatttcttcagactaccttcaccttcaaaaagtaagaaaaatgtcttcttcttcttcttcggagtcgggtagcgttaggaaagggggtaaggggtcttctagccggaaagaatccggggagaagaccgtagagtattttcacagtatcttgagtaaggatactgtgatatccctttacgaaaaatactcttttcctggggggaaggcggtggtacctgacggtgatcacagggctgactccccgccggagggttacgtcaccgtgtatgaggcctgcttagaatgcgggcttcgtttccccctcccttctgcctttatagatttactagatttttttcagcttcctttaggccaggtgactccgaactcttggaggcacttgtcggccttcgctgccgaactccgtaggttaggaagggatttgtctttgaaggcgatccttaaattctttcaatttaagaggaaggggtcttggttttacttgatccctttacagccctttagggccttttgtaaaacgaagtggccgaagtggcaaaatcgcttcttctactatgataggaccgcggctcctagttttccctggagagggccggagtccgttatccgtcaccctcggcctgaaccgttggacgagctcgatggcgagctcaacaagattcccatagttaggaaacaatacacggagtctgagctcgtcaagggcgacgtcgtgttcgacatctcgtcttcggacgaagaggccgagggtgaggatttctctttatctttatgctctactgctttaacgaagaaaatctgactttgctttcttgctttttggcagtgttcatgttgaataaggctatcagaaagtcctccgagcttgtggagccggagagagagaaggctaccagctcggcgcctgatgccgagaagaatccgaagaggcaaaagacctcttcgggtccaaagaagccggagtcgacttcggcaagcaagaagggggagacccagaagcccccaagggcgccagagaaagacgtggtcttggcgcctccttcggagcatatctgtgagccatttttatggcccacggacttcgccgaggtgaattgtcttcttgattccttggcttggcttgtcttgtatttttggtgccctctgttaacttttttccttatccattttcagaggaatgatatgctctccaagctcgtcgccgtcgaactctccaaagcgtccaacgactatgccgagatgcagaggaaattggcggctgcttgtcaccgggccgagcaggctgaggcaaactttgagaaagccagggctgctaggatttcggcccaggatgaagctcagtttgccaaaaaccagctcgtcatccagcgagagcagacgaaacggagggatgctgccgccgtggttgcccaaggagagggtctccgtgcctacacggagagactctttttgagcagccagttctcggcctttgtcggtagtctggtaaggctaattgccgataagggcgagcaggggcccgacgtcgtgctgcctctgtacagccgagagatagctgctcggcttcagaatctgccgctccttgaggagctcgcttcatcctcggtcctgctttctgcagaccgagtccggagttgtcgagctgatcgggacgagaacctggaggctatctttgcctccgtgggacccgtttcacccgcttcgacttacaacggagagggtgaggccgagccgctggagcgggaggccgaagtcgatcaggccgggcatccggagaaggaggccgatcaggaggcggaggcgaggccggcaggaggcgaggccgaggctgaggtagcccaggagaaggaagctgtaccagaccgaggagccggagacgaagcaggcggagtatgatttcgtctcccttctcttagtctagtttcttccttgtaaaatggccttgaagccctagtgtaaaaaattttccttgtgaatgaaaaattctctacatttgtcttcgtatagcttttcgtactcgcctttactcctgttgtattttactatctgctcggtacagctgccgaactaatatagctgctttgtactcaaggagatggagatacttcactggaaacggctgtactcttcggctttagacgaagctgagagaagagctatagccgatcagacgaagaatgacgagcttctggctcgtttagtgaagctggaggccgataataaggacttagagtccgataagaaggatctggaggccgagctgaatacgaccattgctgagaggactgcgtacgaggattacatccgtgtgcgcgggggattgaccatctcagatgttcagagtcgagttgacgaactgtgggaggaatatcttgtactccggaggaacaatgcgctggagagctcggcttgccaacaagttgtgaaatcattacggcgctgggcttctcggtacgacattgttctttctcggcgcccctccatagaaagattccttcggcatatcgtgccaacagatgctcgcactccagatcaaacctctggttcccttgttcaaaatcctactcccagccaacaacgaactccggaacagccggaaacgtcaagacgagaacgggctcaggagcaaccggaatcgtcaagacggggacggactgaaattcgccgaggagttgtgactatgagcgagcaagatcagcagatgcttattgcagagactcttcatcgccgaggtgttaggacttctcgggctcggggaagaggcgttgggtcgaggatagcatctcgtcgacctgcttattcttcatctgctcggaacaaccgaactcggcttccagaggattttgcagataggtggcttaacttcagcaaccctggacggtagaatagtcctttgtaatagcgtaacgccattttgtagggtagcggagttgtatgccgaacaagatttgataaatgaaattttgttttcgcttctaacactgtatttacagcttagcgaaaaaatttcatcgtacttgtcctcggtcttatgaagtaaacttctttgaccggacttggtccttggtctgatgaaataaacatctttgaccggactcgtctttggtctgatgaaataaacacctttgaccgaactcgtctttggtctgatgaaataaacatcttcgaccggactcgtctttggtctgatgaaataaacatctttgaccggacttggtttgtgttctaattttgcgatttttgtcgccgggatcgaactttcccttgtcctaattcggcgagttttatcgcgtggatcggactttcccagttaaccgaagtggtcttatgcagtaaacctctttgactagacatggtcgtcctcggtcttatgaggtaaactgctttgaccgaacttggtcgtcctaattcggcgagttttatcgcgtggattggactttcccttgtcctaattcaggcaagttttatcgcgagaatcggacttttgttgcagttcgtttcagacgaagtgcttgattcttaagcagaattgtggtcttgtatcctctttagaagctttgacacacaatcgtgggcttgttgcagctcgtttcagacgaactgcttgtttaagctgaattgtggtcttgtatcctccttggaagcttggactcacaatcgttggcttattgcagttcgtttcagacggactgcttgttaagctgaattgtggtcttatatcctccttagaagcttggactcacaatagtctttaataatcgatctaaaaaggggatcagtctttaaagaacgatataccttggtaccatttgtaagagacgacaagcacatagggacaaaacacatagagaaaaaatgaaaaagacgaaagaaaaaactttaaactttttataaaacgacaagtaaaaggtgcaagtaaaaaacaaacaaataaaaacacatacccctatgaccgaactagacacgagacggactgaccggacttgtctcttacaagtggaacttcttgaggttggagacgtgccatgttcggggtacttgttctcctgacatgtgagtcaatttataagaccctttgccgaggacttctgacacccgatatggaccctcccatgtgggttcgagtttgcccagcttttctgctcggcttacttcgttgtttctcaagacgagatctcccacttgaaattgaagctttttcaccctttggttataataccgggctacttgctccttatacttggctgcttttatgcacgccaattctcttctttcttcggcgagatctagttctgctctcagtccgtcgtcattcatttctgaggagaaatttagagttcggggactgggtacgccgatctccaccggaattacggcttcagtgccgtacaccagactatacggagtttcaccgttggaggttttgggtgtagttcggtaggaccataggacttgagggagattttctacccattgtcctttggcttgttctaaccgagctttcaaccctttcaccagaatccggttcgttacttccgtttgtccgtttgcttggggatgggagaccgaagtgaaccgctgttgtatgttcagctcttggcaccaattcttgaacgtcttgtcggtgaactgagtcccattatccgagatgaggatgtggggtatgccaaatcggcacactatgttcttccagacgaagtccaatgcctttgagctcgttatcgtagctaatggttcagcctccacccacttcgtgaagtagtccacggcaacgataaggaatttcatttgccgaggagcttgaggaagtggtcccactatgtctatgccccattgcatgaaaggccaagggctttgcatagtgtatagatcggtctgcggcatccttgggacatttgcatgaatttggcacttcgtacacttcttgacgagctgcactgcctcttgtaccatggtt from Salvia splendens isolate huo1 chromosome 15, SspV2, whole genome shotgun sequence encodes the following:
- the LOC121767487 gene encoding monothiol glutaredoxin-S10-like, with the protein product MDRVAKISSQRALVIFSKSTCCMCHAIKRLFYEQGVSPLIHELDEDSGGKELESALMKLGCSPAAPAVFIGGKLVGSANTVMTLQLNGSLKKMLKDAGALWL